From a single Planctellipticum variicoloris genomic region:
- a CDS encoding IS110 family transposase: MLNPSTPCGVMGHAAGAASERSDEAAPAAAGDRSIASGASEPAAELDRRRHGRTSPNSRLSRKRSRNSPSSHLRDWEHAIDPRIHIGIDVSKARLDVAMSDSSSLLAVDNDLKGFLKLLKQLPPPDRCQVVMEATGTYHFDAFLCLNDHGYHVAVVPPIRVRAFATGAGWIAKTDAIDARVLVRYSKVAELQITEKPSDFQLKLHALVTRRRQLVDLHVQESNHFEAARDKAVKDDIEQTRNMLKIRITAIEKQIDDLCDSDPDAKRRVELMTSVPGIAKRTAAVLLGELPELGDANRQQVGALVGVAPYNRDSGKSSKLRSIRGGRASVRSALYMAALTASRCNPVIRPFYRRLKDAGKPSKVCLTACIRKLLTILNAMIKSDTAWNHGLQNA; encoded by the coding sequence ATGTTGAATCCATCTACCCCGTGTGGTGTCATGGGACACGCGGCGGGGGCCGCTTCGGAGCGTAGCGACGAAGCGGCCCCCGCCGCGGCCGGCGACAGATCGATCGCGTCTGGGGCCTCAGAGCCCGCCGCGGAGCTGGATCGTCGTCGGCATGGTCGTACCAGCCCGAACAGCCGTTTGAGCCGGAAGCGTTCTCGAAACTCTCCGAGCTCGCATTTACGAGATTGGGAACACGCCATCGACCCCCGCATCCACATCGGCATCGACGTCTCCAAGGCACGACTCGATGTCGCCATGTCCGACTCCTCTTCCCTCCTGGCCGTCGACAACGACCTCAAGGGCTTCCTGAAACTCCTCAAGCAGCTCCCCCCACCCGACCGCTGCCAGGTCGTCATGGAGGCCACCGGCACCTATCACTTCGACGCCTTCCTCTGTCTCAACGATCACGGGTATCACGTCGCCGTCGTGCCCCCCATCCGCGTCCGCGCCTTTGCCACAGGGGCCGGATGGATCGCCAAAACCGACGCCATCGACGCACGCGTCCTCGTTCGTTACTCCAAGGTCGCCGAACTCCAGATCACCGAAAAACCCTCCGATTTCCAGCTCAAACTCCACGCACTCGTCACTCGCCGACGGCAGCTCGTCGACCTCCACGTCCAGGAGTCCAATCACTTCGAAGCCGCTCGCGACAAGGCCGTCAAAGACGACATCGAGCAAACCCGAAACATGCTCAAAATACGCATCACTGCCATCGAAAAACAGATCGACGATCTCTGCGACTCCGACCCCGATGCCAAACGCCGCGTCGAACTCATGACCTCCGTCCCAGGCATCGCCAAACGGACAGCCGCCGTGCTCCTCGGAGAACTCCCCGAACTCGGCGACGCCAACCGCCAGCAGGTCGGAGCACTCGTCGGCGTCGCCCCCTACAACCGCGACAGCGGCAAGTCCTCCAAACTCAGATCCATCCGCGGCGGCAGAGCCTCCGTCCGTTCCGCTCTCTACATGGCGGCACTCACCGCCTCACGCTGCAACCCCGTCATCAGACCGTTCTATCGCAGACTCAAAGACGC